Within the Magnetovibrio sp. genome, the region GGATATTGGGGTGTGGGTTGGAATGGTCGTAACGCATGCTCAGATGAATAATGCGTCTCCAATCGAAACTATGGATTCGTTCCGTGCTGCTGTCCGAATGCACTGGCACAGAGGTGCCCAATTAATGATGGACGATTGGAGAGCGAATGATGAGGACTTTGACAGGTTTTTGGAAACCCTGATTAATCGACGGGCAGAGCTGCCAACCTCTGCCAAAACGCCAAAAGGTAATGATGAAGAAGCAACTGGCGAACAGGAGAAGCCGAAAGATGTGTCTGCTGAACTAGTAAAAGCTTTAGCTGATATTGGTGTAACGGCAGACGTCAAAGGTTTCACTCATGGTCCGCGAGTTACTCGCTATAGAGTGTTTTTGTCAGATGTAAATCACCTCCCTAAACTCCAAAGGGGAATGGATCGTTTAAGCCTTGTATTGGGACTTCAAGGGGCAATACCTACGGTTACCCTGGGAGACGAGGCAAGATTAGTATTTTTAGATATTCCGCGTCTGAAGGCTACTTGGGAAACGGTCCCATTTGCAAAATTGCGTGAATGGACCAGTGCTAAGGCTTCTGACCCCGACGAACTACACGTCTTCCCCGGCGTTGATATTTTGGGTGCCCCCTTCTCGTTGAATCTCGCAAGTAGCCTGAGCCCTCATCTTTTGGTCGGTGGAGCAACTGGCCAGGGAAAAAGTGTTTGTCTGCATGCACTCATCCTCTCTCTTATGATGCAACACACTCCGGCAAGCATGAGGGTTGCGTTGATTGATCCAAAGCGGGTCGAATTTTCTGTTTACGAAGGGAACGAGTATCTGTGGGGTGATGACGTCGCATTGGGAATTGGCCCAGCGCGGGAACGCCTTCTTGACCTTGTGTCGGAGATGGATAGTCGTTATGAAACGTTCCGCGAAATTGGGGTGACCAACATTATCGAAGCCCGAGCAAAAGGCGTAAAGCTGCCTTTCATCGTTGCTTTTATAGAAGAACTCGCGGACTTGGTTATCCAAGATAGAGACCTAGAAACTCAGATTGTGCGTCTTGCGCAGTTGGCGCGTGCTGCAGGGATTCACCTTGTTCTCGCCACTCAACGTCCGGATGCTAAAACTTTCAGCGGCTTAGTCAGAAGCAATATCCCGGCTAGAATTGCGCTCAAAGTCCAAAAGAGCTCTGAGTCCTCAATTATTCTCGACGAAACAGGTGCTGAATCTCTGTTGGGAGAGGGGGATATGCTGGTGAAAATCACAGGCGATCCAGTTCGGGTCCACGGTGTTTACGTGCGCCGGAGAGAGATCGAGAGCTTTCTGAGCTAACAACAAGTATATAGACTGCTGCAGCTCTCTTCAGTTGTTAACGAACCTCGGGGTTATCGGAGTAGATCAACAAACTCCCTGATTTCCGCCAGCATCCCGTCTTGGGCGCGCGGATCACCTTTAATCTCGTCTAACTCCCCATACGCGCTTGTAACGGTAACCCAAGGCACATCGCCCTCGGCATGAAACCGCTTCTTTCGCCATGCGTCATGACCCTGGCGCGTTTCGGCTGTGAGGGCGTCCGGGTGTTCGAGATAGATCAGGCGTTCGCCCAGTTCCCGCAAACGGGCATCCTGGATACGTGAGACGATGGCCGGGCGATCTGCCCATGGGGCGGCGTGAAACTGCTCCATAAGTGCGTTATCGGCGGCGCTGGGAAAACCCTCAAAAATTCGTTGCTCCACATACGCTGGCGCTTCTCTTTCCGGGTAGCGGGTGGCGACGGCCCCCGCCACGTTACGGGCGAAGGTCGGATGTTCACGCACGGCACGCACCTTATCCATCAATTGATCCATCGTCTGACCGTGCCCCGCCACCCCCGGATGGCTGAGTGTATGCGGAGTGACGATGGGGCTTTGGTTGGCCTTGATGATGCGGATGGGGCGCGGGCTGATGCGGAGCAGTGAGCTCATATCCTTTTCGGACGTATCCAGGTACGGGGTCGGGTCGTGGGACAGGTCGAACACGGCGACCTCAGACGGATTGTCGGGATTGGCCGCGATCTTGGTGGCGAGGATCGAGGGCTGGCCGAACATCATCTCGGACGAACAGAACACGTCCTCATCCAACGCTGCAAGCGCACCTTGCTTGGAACTCGTGCGCCTCATCGCTTCCCACACTGCCGGGGCGCGATCCCGGATTAACCGCGCCAGGTCCAGTGTGGCCTGGGTATCGGAAAGTGCCTCATGCGCGTCCAGGTGCGTCAGCCCGTTGGTCGGGGCCAGAAGCTCCAGCTTGAAACTCGGCTTACCCTTGTCGTTCAACGGCACCTGCAATACATCCGGTGCGTACTGCGAGGCAGCATGGGCCAGCTTAAGCACGTCCATGCGCATGTTGCCGCCGGTGTTGGTCAAGTAGGTGGGGTTGAGCGTCTGGTAGAAGGCCTGGCGCAGCATCCCCTCGTCATAGCTGATGGAGTTGTAGCCGACGATCACGGCAGGAGCGTAGCGCTCGATCAGGGCGCGGATTTCCCGGATCATCTCGTAGTGCGACAGGTTCGCCCCTGCAATGTCGGACGGACGAACACCGGTGATCACCAACGCTCCCGGCGACGGAATGACGTGGGGCTGGAGACGGCAGCGTAGATTTATTTCTTCGATTGGATTGAGGTCATCATCCGTCACGATCCCGGCGAACTGGAGGATTTGGTCGAACCCAGCCGCCAGCCCCGTGGTTTCCGTGTCGTAGAAGATGAATGCCATTGGCTATCCGATTTTGCGATCCCATAGCTTGGCCGAGCGCGCCACGCATCCATCTGGCAACGTGACCCGCCGACCGGTGTCATGATAGCCCATCTCCCGCATCAGGTCGGCCACAAATCCTCCCGCCGTATGGGTAGTCATGTTGTGCTTTCCATAACGGTCCCTGAGCTTTCCAGCGATCATGGGGTCGATGACCGCCATGGGGGCGATGCCTTGTGCGACTGCCTTGGCCGCAGCAGCGTGCGCTTCATCTGAAAAAACTATCCGGTGCATTTCCACGACAAGGGGATCGTCCATACCCACGCATGTGCCATCATCAAGCGCCAAGCCCAAGTCTAAGATCATCTGCATCAAGGCCCCGGCTGCCGGTGATCCTGCTTTCTCGGCGTTTTCGTACAGACGGGCCCGTTCCCTGGGAGTGAGGGCCTTGAGCCTTTCCGGTGTCCAATCCTTAGCCATCATGAGCCTCGTTCGTAGTTTCCTGAAGAATACGGCCTTGATGGCGCTCCATCGCGTCAACCCAGCCATCCAGCCGATCCACCAAGTTCTCGATCCGTGGACCATGGCCATCGACCTTTACGTACATGGAGCCACTGGCGGACTGGGTGATTTCTCCCTGAAAGAGTTCCGCCAAGTCTTCCACGTATTTCCGAGCGATCCTACCGCTCATATCCGTCCAAACCTGGCCGTTGCGGGTGATGAAGCCCATGTTGATGGTTTTGCCGGAAGGACTGTCCCACTTGAAGTTCAGGGACCTACGAAACTCGGGATAAACGCCGATGGACGCACACTTGGCGATGAAATTCTTGAGCACAGCGGGCAGGTCTGGGGTGCGTTGCCGGATGGCCTCAAAGAATTGCTCCGAGGATATGGACTGAGGAGCGGCCGCTGTCGTCGTTACCATGGCGGGCGACAGAAACTCGCTCCTCTGGTCGTCAATACGCACGATCCCACGCTCAATCATGCAGGTTTTGGCCAAAGTCCGCGGAACCACCATAAGATCGTCCGTCGCTGCCCCCTGAAACACCGCCAGCTCCACCAAGGCGAAGGTAAAATGAAAGCCCGCGTGGGACTGAAGACCGCCAACCAGTTCCTCTGCGTCCGAACGGATGCCATTCCCGGCCACCAGAACCACAATCCGCCCGTTCTTGAGATTGGTGTTCACCGCATCTACGAATGCGGCCTCATCCAGGGTGTCCGCATCGGGGAACAGGTCATAGAGACGGGCTGGCTTCTCCGCTCTGTCGAAATCGGATTTCAGCACCGCCCCTTCCAGGTCCGCATACGTCATACCGAACAGGCTGGAAGTGTAATCCAACGCCTGGGCCACGACCTCGCGCCGGGCTTGGGGATTGCGGAACAGTTTGACCTCGACAATGACAATGTCGCCTTCGGTGGTCATCAGCAGGTTATCGAGCAGGCCGCTTTTCAGCGGCAGTTCCATGCACACCGGCACCAGAGCGGGCAAGCCCGGTTCAATCTGATCCATGGGTAGGCATGTGGGGTGACGGTGAATGAGACGCTGAAGCCACTGCTCATCATGGCGACCAACTCGACCGCCGATTTCTATCGTCTCCAGAGGCCGGGATGTCTTCCCCGTCACCAGGACAGGTGTTCCTTCGGCTCTCATCAGTCCCCCCCGGAAATCAGAGCTTGCGGTACGCCCCCGCAAGGTGATCTCGTCCTGATCTCAGGTGATCGGGGAGTTTACAAACCGTAGCAAGACGGCCCCTGTGACCTTTAGTTCGGAGAACCTGGACATACGTCACAGGCTCCCCGACCATAAGAGGTCAGGGGTGATTTTGCGGTCTCACCAGACCGCTTGCTACGAGGTTGTAAAGCCCCAGAACAGCGCGTACTGCTCCGCGGGCGAGGTTACTGCTTTCGGTAGTGTTTGTCTATCTTGAGAACATCTAGCTAGACGGCTAAACAGCGAATACCTTTGCAGATACGCATTTAACGGCAATGCCTTTGCCAGTATATTCGATCTAATTTTCTAATAGTTCAAATATACTCGATTGGCGTGGAGGTAACTTAAATGAGCAAGAAGGAAAAGCCGTTAAATGCTCATCTAGCAAGCCATAAAATTGGTCTAGTGTCTCTGGGGTAATCCAGTAATAACTTGCTTTCGATGCATAAGAGTGGATCAACTCGTTTTTATGCTCATAGATAAAGTTACATATATAAACGGCTAATTCTGGCGATATAGATGCTTCCATGGAGCGCATTAGTTTCCATGCGCGAACCACCATTCCTGACGGATTGGGGTTCGCCTCTAAGTTAATATCTAAATGGCCTTCCTCTACGTCTTCGATATACCTATCAATTAAGTGCAGGTGATTTGTAGATATTTCGTAGACGGCTGCGTCCCAGTTGAAGAATGTTGTTTGTGTTAGGTCTTTAAGTTCACCGCCATCTACATATCCTTGATTAAAGGCCCATGTATTAGCAACTGGCCAAACATCGACTAGCCAACGGTCAAGTCGCACACGATGGCCGCCAAACTTGTTTCGCACACTATCATAATTCCGCAAAAACCAGTCTAGGTGATCTGCATCATCCGTAGACACGACCATATCAACGTCTGACCTAAAATGAACAGCTCCCCCGCGAGCGAAATCACGGACCATGCCCCCAAACACAGCCGGGGCTCCGACATCATGCAAACTTTCCACAAAGCTAAGCAGCCCGCGCTTGCGCTTCCGGTTATCGCACCAAAAGCGTTTCAACCTTCGTTGGAGGGCGGATTCGCTATTGACTGGTTGCAGATTCATTTAATCGCCTAAATTCATCCCGCAGGGATATGGCAAAACCATCTGTCATTCCTGCGATCATATCTGTTAACAACTGCAAATCACGATATACCTGCGGCAATTCATCAAGATCATCGTCAGAGACGCGTCGATAATTTTCGGAGATACGCCCATATACGTAACGATGGAATGGCGTTGCCCGACCTTCTCTGGTCGCTTCAATTGCATTCCAAAAATAATTCATCAAATCACGAATGACATGATAGCCCTTCAGTTCTATCTCTAAAACCGATCTGTGCTTGTAGGCATGCTCAAACCCAAAATCTTTAAGCGCGTCTCGCAAGTGACCCGCAGCAGAATCATCTATCAGCTCTTTGTGATAGTTCCCTTCGAGCATCTCTGGAACAACTTGTTGGAAACGTTGTACCACCTCGTTCACCATGGCTGCAATTGCATGCACCCTTAGTTTCTGCATCGAGACGTCATTAAATTCTGAAGGTGACAATTTTTCAGAACGGTAATTGTTAAAATCAGCTTCAGCTGCCTTAAAAACGTTCTCGGTTAACTGTCGCCCGGAGCCCCCATCTTTTTCGTCTTTTTTTACCTGGAGGCTAAGCCAAGACAGAACATCAGATACCGATACCAAACCCTTTTTGACAGCATCTTCTGTGTCCAATACTGAATACGCAATATCGTCACACGCTTCCATGATGAAAGTCAGGGGATGCCGTATACCTAAAGCCAAGCCCGTCGCAGACCATATCTGATTTACGACATCATCCTCGGAACTGAAGAAATTGAATTTTTTACTACCCTGTTTGCTTTTATCAACTTTGTCAGCAGGGACAGGGTACTTCATCAGCGCAGCTAACGTTCCTAACGTCAAATTAAGGCCTCGACCATCGTTGAGAAGCTGAAGCTTAGTAACAACCCTCAAGGTCTGAGCATTGCCCTC harbors:
- a CDS encoding DNA translocase FtsK, which produces MSELSIQQILSSRYRTSQVADRHTVTLMEGLGLSTKANVARLCIGRSLAMGPLLEEGIDAKGLEIPAASLFTQEDIGVWVGMVVTHAQMNNASPIETMDSFRAAVRMHWHRGAQLMMDDWRANDEDFDRFLETLINRRAELPTSAKTPKGNDEEATGEQEKPKDVSAELVKALADIGVTADVKGFTHGPRVTRYRVFLSDVNHLPKLQRGMDRLSLVLGLQGAIPTVTLGDEARLVFLDIPRLKATWETVPFAKLREWTSAKASDPDELHVFPGVDILGAPFSLNLASSLSPHLLVGGATGQGKSVCLHALILSLMMQHTPASMRVALIDPKRVEFSVYEGNEYLWGDDVALGIGPARERLLDLVSEMDSRYETFREIGVTNIIEARAKGVKLPFIVAFIEELADLVIQDRDLETQIVRLAQLARAAGIHLVLATQRPDAKTFSGLVRSNIPARIALKVQKSSESSIILDETGAESLLGEGDMLVKITGDPVRVHGVYVRRREIESFLS
- a CDS encoding exonuclease domain-containing protein, with the translated sequence MAFIFYDTETTGLAAGFDQILQFAGIVTDDDLNPIEEINLRCRLQPHVIPSPGALVITGVRPSDIAGANLSHYEMIREIRALIERYAPAVIVGYNSISYDEGMLRQAFYQTLNPTYLTNTGGNMRMDVLKLAHAASQYAPDVLQVPLNDKGKPSFKLELLAPTNGLTHLDAHEALSDTQATLDLARLIRDRAPAVWEAMRRTSSKQGALAALDEDVFCSSEMMFGQPSILATKIAANPDNPSEVAVFDLSHDPTPYLDTSEKDMSSLLRISPRPIRIIKANQSPIVTPHTLSHPGVAGHGQTMDQLMDKVRAVREHPTFARNVAGAVATRYPEREAPAYVEQRIFEGFPSAADNALMEQFHAAPWADRPAIVSRIQDARLRELGERLIYLEHPDALTAETRQGHDAWRKKRFHAEGDVPWVTVTSAYGELDEIKGDPRAQDGMLAEIREFVDLLR
- a CDS encoding dGTP triphosphohydrolase, whose translation is MLNWNNLFCSDRLPKRVAREKTSTNNFSSNEHRTPFERDYDRILFSTPVRRMADKTQVFPLEKNDSVRTRLTHSHEVSNLARSIGVALVHNTDVFKDIPSAKRDVPVILAATGLAHDLGNPPFGHQGEKAIGSWFSDLFDTWEEEGKKHGLTDRMKREFVEFEGNAQTLRVVTKLQLLNDGRGLNLTLGTLAALMKYPVPADKVDKSKQGSKKFNFFSSEDDVVNQIWSATGLALGIRHPLTFIMEACDDIAYSVLDTEDAVKKGLVSVSDVLSWLSLQVKKDEKDGGSGRQLTENVFKAAEADFNNYRSEKLSPSEFNDVSMQKLRVHAIAAMVNEVVQRFQQVVPEMLEGNYHKELIDDSAAGHLRDALKDFGFEHAYKHRSVLEIELKGYHVIRDLMNYFWNAIEATREGRATPFHRYVYGRISENYRRVSDDDLDELPQVYRDLQLLTDMIAGMTDGFAISLRDEFRRLNESATSQ